CTGTTTTTAGCGATCGAATTAATTCTTCATTTATTTGAACTGGTAATAATTCTTCTCCTCTAGCAGTGTAGCGTTCTTCTACTTCAATCACTCGCTCATAAAGCATTTCTGGTAAAACAATATTAAGAGCAAAAATTTGCGGACGGTTTTGATATCCGATTCGCAAAGCGTCGCGGAAACCTTTAGTAATTAACAGAATTGTGCGATCGCCTTTTCTCTCTAATAAGGCATTTGTAGCTACAGTCGTTCCCATTTTCACCATCGCAATTTCGGCAGCAGGAATAGGTTGATTGTTGCTAATTCCTAAAATTTCTCGAATGCCTTGAATTGCTGCATCGGTGTAGCGTTCTGGATTTTCCGAAAGTAATTTATGAACAGTAATTTCACCTTTTGGACTCAAAGCTACTACATCGGTGAAAGTGCCACCGCGATCGATCCAAAACTGCCAACCATTGGTAAAATTTTTGTCTGACATGGTGTTATTTCCGTAATTAATTAAATGCAATTTAATAACTAGTACACAAATTGATAGTTACCAGGTATTCTGAAGAGAAGGTATAGATGCAAGCATAATGGGGAAGCAATGTTATGAAAATAGTAGTCATCGGAGCCACAGGAATTATTGGAAAAGCCGTTGTGCAAGCACTTTCGCCTCGTCACTCGATTATACAAGTAGGACGTTCAGGAGGTGAATATCAGGTAGATTTAGCTTCTAAAAATTCTATCCAAAATTTGTTTGAGGCGATCGCACCTTTTGATGCTGTTGTCAGTGCTGCGGGTGAAGCACGATTTAATCCTTTAGAAAGTTTAAGCGATGAGGATTTTCAGTTTAGTCTTTCTAACAAATTAATGGGACAAGTTAATTTAGTTCGAGTGGGATTACCCTACATTAATGATAACGGTTCTTTTACTCTCACTAGCGGCGTACTGACAACAGAACCTATGCTAGGAAGCGCAGCAATAAGTTTAGTAAATGCAGGATTAGAAGGTTTTATGAGAGCAGCTGCATTGGAAGCACCAAGAGGAATTCGGGTTAATGTTGTTAGCCCACCTTGGGTAACTGAAACATTAGCAACAATGGGCAAAGATGTTTCTCGCGGAATGCCAGCAGCTAGGGTAGCAGCAGCATATTTAGAAGCAGTGGAAAGTCAACGAACTGGTGAAGTTTTGGATGCCAGATTATTTTAAATTGAAAAAATTTGGATTGAAGTTTGTTGAGGTTTGGAAAATCAATGGTATTGAAAGCTAAATTTTTTCATTATTTATCTTTGTTGGCTATCTTCTTTGGGATTGCTCTACGTTGCGTGCAATATTTAAGTAATCGCTCTTTATGGGGCGACGAAGCAAGTCTAGCATTAAATATTGTCGATCGCTCTTACCTGGAATTACTGCAACCTTTAGATCATAATCAAGCTGCACCTCCTGGTTTTTTGTGGATTGAAAAACTAGCAGTTCAACTATTTGGCAATAATGAATATGCGTTAAGATTATTCCCATTAATCGCGGGAATTGTTTCTTTGTTTGCGCTTTATGAGTTAGGTAAAAAGAGCATATCTTTAATGGCTTTACCGATCGCTATAATTTTATTCGCTACTCTTAAAGAACCACTTTATTATGCCACTGAAGTTAAGCAATATTCTAGCGATGTTATGGTAGCATTGCTAATTGCTTTGCTATTGATTCCTTTGCAAAACCAAATTTTGACCAAAGGGAAAATTGTCTTAATTGGTAGCTTGGGAATTTTAGCAATCTGGCTATCTCATCCAGCTATTTTTGTTCTCGCCGGAATAGGAACTTTCAATCTTATTTTAACACCTGCTATTAAACGAAAAGAAATTTTATTTAACCGCATTCCTCTTTATTTAATTTGGCTAATCGGTTTTGTTTCTTTGTATATTTTAACCTTCGTAAACGTTACTAAGAATCAAACCTTACAAAACTCTTGGAAACCAGAATATCCTCAATCTATATTTGATGTTATTTGGCTATTTACTTCTTTAAGAAGATTTTTTGATGACCCATTAGGATTTCAGGTTATCTACGAACTTGCTATTGTACTATTTATTATAGGTAGTGTTGTATTTTTCCGAAAAAATCAGCAGCTATTTCTAGTTTTAATGTCTCCTTTGGTGATGACTTTGGCTGCTGCTTATCTTCATAAATACCCTTTTCGAGTGCGGTTAATTTTGTTTTTAACTCCTTTTTTTATTTTAATTATTGCCGAAGGAGGAGCTTTTTTATTAGCTCAGTTTGGCAAACAAAATAAAATTAAGCAAATCCTGGGAATATTAATTAGTGCTTTAGTAATTTTTCCTCCTGTAATCCTATCAAGTAAATTTTTCTTTGTTCCAGAAACTAGACACGAAATTAGACCAATAGTTGAGTATATAAAAATTAACCAACAACCTGATGATGGGATATTTTTGGCGGGAGGATCGCCCGATCAATTTGAGTATTATGCTGCTAAATATGGCTATTCTAAATCTATGTATTTTATTCTACCTTATGATGATTTTTTTAATCCCGAAACTTTTTCCGAACAAAATTGGGAAGAAATTCAAAGTACAACACCGCATTTGCAAAATAAACAGCGAGTTTGGTTTGTAGTTTCTGGATTAAGGAAAGCTAGGGAAGTTATAGTTCAGCCTAGTCTCGATCGCCTTGGGCAAAAACTTGATTATTTCAGTACACCAGGATCGCTGACTTATCTTTACAAAATAAAATAAATAATGGGACAAACTTCAAAGAAGATAGAAATATAGAGGTTAAAATTGAATTGTATTCTCTACGTTGGAATCTCTCTATCTTTCAACGAAAACCGCTAGCTGTAAAGAATCTACGCATATTTATAAAATAGTGTAGAAATGTTATTTTCCAGAAAATTGAGGGAATGCTAATTTTAGAGATTACTTTATATTTAAGTAAATTGCTGATTCAACTATGTCTAATACATCTGCACAAATTTCAGGTTATCGTATACTGGAAACTCTTTATACAGGGACAAGAACACTTGTTTATCGTGCGCTTCAAGAATCAAATAATTGTCCTGTAGTGCTAAAACTGTTAAAAAATTTGAATCCTCGCTTTCAGGAGGTAGTACAATTTCGCAATCAATATACTATTGCCAAAAATCTGCCGTTGACTGGTATAGTACATCCCTACAGTCTGGAATCTTATCGTAACGGTTATGTATTGGTGATGGAAGATGTGGGAGGCTGTTCATTAAAAGATTATATAGCAACTCATTCTTTATCAATAGATGAATTTTTAGCGATCGCTATTCAACTGACAGACATTCTGCACGGACTTTATCAAAATCGGGTAATTCATAAAGATATTAAACCTGCAAATATTTTAATTATTCCTGACAGTAAAGAAGTTAAATTAATTGATTTTTCCATTGCTTCTCTATTACCCAAAGAAACACAGGAATTACAGAGTATTAATGGATTAGAAGGCACTTTACCCTACATTGCGCCGGAACAAACTGGACGCATGAATAGAGGGATTGATTACCGCAGTGATTTCTATTCGCTTGGGGTAACTTTTTTTGAATTACTGACAGGACAATTACCATTTAATGCTAGCGATCCACTAGAATTAGTTCACTGTCATATTGCAAAACAACCGCCAACTGCGCGATCGCTTAAACCAGATTTACCATCTATACTTTCAGATATCGTTACCAAATTAATGGCAAAAAATGCCGAAGATCGTTATCAATCTGCTTTAGGACTTAAGTATGACTTAGAAAAATGTTTAGTGCAATGGAAAGCAAATGGAAGCATAGAAGATTTTACATTAGCACAGAGAGATATAAGCGATCGGTTTTTGATTCCCGAAAAACTTTATGGAAGGGAAGCAGAAGTGAGAACTTTATTAGCTGCTTTTGCCCGAATTACTAGCAATGAAGCCACCAATCAAAACTCAGTTAATTCTCATAGCGAATTAATGTTAATTGCTGGTTTTTCTGGTATTGGAAAAACTGCTGTTATTAATGAAGTACATAAACCGATTGTAGAACAAAGAGGTTATTTTATTAAAGGTAAATTCGATCAGTTTCAGCGTGATATTCCCCTGCGTGGTTTTGTCCAAGCATTTCAGGATTTAATGCAACAATTATTGGGTGAAAGTGATACGCAACTTGAAGCGTGGAAAAACAATATTCTCAATGCTTTGGGTGACAATGGACAGGTGTTAATTAAAGTGATTCCAGAATTAAAGCAAATTATTGGAGAACAACCACCTATTCCAGAACTCTTTGGTACGGCGGCGCAAAATCGTTTTGAGAGATTATTTCAAAAATTTATTCAAGTTTTTACTACGCCAAAACATCCTTTAGTGATTTTTTTAGATGATTTACAATGGGCTGATTCTGCATCTTTAAAATTATTACAATTGTTACTTACTGATCCGGGTAATTTATTGGTTATTGGTGCGTATAGAGATAATGAAGTTTCACCCATTCATCCTTTGACGATCGCGGCAAATAATATTAAAAAAAGTGGAGTCACTGTTACTTCAGTAACACTAAAACCTTTGCAGAAAGAAGATATAAATCAATTAATAGCTAATACTTTGAGTTGTGCGATCGCTGTTACTCAACCACTAACTGAATTAGTTTATAAAAGAACTCAAGGCAACCCATTTTTTACTACACAATTTATTAAAGCTTTATACGAAGAAGGACATATTATTTTTAATTCCGAAACAGGTTACTGGTTTTGCGATCTGACCAAAATTCAGACATTAACATTAACCAATGATGTGGTGGAATTTATGGTAACTCAATTACAAAAATTACCAGAAAATACTCAGAAAATCCTGCAATTAGCTGCTTGTATCGGTAATCAATTTGACTTAACAACTTTGGCAGTTGTAGCTGAAGAATCTATCAATGATACAGCCTTAGCACTATGGTCAGCATTACAAGAAGGATTGATTATACCGATCAGTCAAACGTATAAATTTTTTCAAACAAATATAGAAGAAGTTAATCAAATTAGTTGTCCGTTAACTGTACCATATCGATTTTTGCACGATCGCGTTCAGCAAGCTGCATATTCCCTGATTCCCGAAGAACAAAAACAAATTACACATTTCAAACTGGGGAAACGACTATTATCAAATTGTACTTTAGAGGAACGTAACGAAAAATTGTTTGAAATTGTCAATCAATTAAATCAAGGTTCTAATTTAATTGTTAGTCAGACCGAATTGTCTAAATTAGCTGAATTGAACTTAGCGGCGGGAAGAAAAGCTAAAGCTGCAACTGCTTATGCTAGTGCATTTAATTATTTAATAAATGGTATTGATTTATTGAAAAATGACAGTTGGGAAACTCAATATGATTTGACATTAATGTTATATAATGAAGCAACAGAAGCAGCTTTTCTGAATAGTCAATCAAATCAAGTCGATCGATTAGCAGATTGTGTTTGTGCCAATGCTAAAAGCATTTTGGATCTGATCAAAGTTTACGAAATTAAAATAGAAGATTATACCGGACAAGGTAAGTTATTGGAAGCCATAAAAATAGCTTTAGAATTATTAGCTAAACTTGGTGTTACCTTTCCAGAGAATCCCTCAAATCAAGAAATTAACCAAGCTTTGGAAAAAGCTTATATCAGCTTAAAAAACAGAACAATTAAACAATTATTAAATTTGCCAGAAATGAGCGATCCTCAAGCATTGGCAATTCTTAATATTCTAGTTAAAGTGACTCCTTCTGCATTCATTGCCACACCTGCCCTTTCCATTTTAATCATTTGTGAACAAATTTATTTAGCAACAAACTTTGGAAATGCACCTGCATCTGCTTATTCTTACTCACTTTATGGATTGGTTCTATGTGGAATTATTGGAGATATTGAAACTGGATTTAATTTTGGTCAATTGGCACTTCAAGTTTTAGATCGTTTCAAAGAATCTAAATATCAAGCAAGAACATTATTTATAGTTAATGGATTCATCATTCATTGGAAACTCCATTGTCAAAAAACATTAGAACCTCTTAAATCAGCTTATTTTAGTGGTTTGGAAAATGGGGATTTTGTATTTGCTGGCTATTGTGCTTTTCTGTATGGGGCAAATTCTTTCTATTTAGGTGCAGAATTAAATACAACGGAAAAAGAAATCATTACCAACAACGAAATACTAAAAAAAATCAATCAACAAGCTGCTTATAATTATAGTGAATTAACTCGAAAAACTATTTACTTTTTACAAGATACTTCTGACGATCGCCAATTAAATAATGCGGCTATATTATCATTTTTTGACCGAACTAAAGATCGAACTGGATTGGGATATTTTTATTTATATCAGTTATTTCAATATTATTGGTTTGGCAGATTTGAACAAGCTATTTTATATGTAGAAAAAGCCAAAGAATATGCTAATGCTAGTGTGGGAATGTTTAATATTCCCTTATTATATTTTTATGATTCATTGATTCAATTAGCAAATATTAAAAATTTGACTAAACAACAAGAACAATTGCAAATAGTAGCTTTAAATCAAAAACAAATGCAACAATGGGCAATTCATGCGCCCATGAATTATCAACATAAATATGATTTAGTAGAAGCGGAAAGATGTCGGATATTGGGGCATAAAGGTGAAGCGATCGATCTTTACGATCGCGCCATTAAAGGAGCAAAAAATAATGAATACGTTCAGGAAGAAGCCTTAGCTAATGAACTCGCAGCTAAATTTTATTTACAATGGGGTAAAGAACGCATTGCTAAAGAATATTTGATTAATGCTTATTATGCTTACACTCGTTGGGGTGCCAAAGCTAAAGCCGTTGATTTAGAAAATAATTATCCCGATCTATTAACAGAAATTCTACAACAACCAAATACACCTTTAACTATAAATAACCCAATTAATGCTGTTGATGCTACAGTTAATTATCCCAATCAAAATTCCTCTGGTGGTAGCAGTAGTGCTTCTCTTGTTTTAGATTTATCAACTATTATTAAAGCTTCCCAACTCCTGTCTAGTGAAATTCATCTAGATAAATTATTGTCTACTTTACTGCAAATGGTAAACGAAAATGCTGGAGCAAATTACTGCGTTTTTGTGTTGTGTGATGGACAAGATTGGATTGTAAAAGCGATCGCCCAAGTTAACTCGATCGGTAAATATGAAGTAAAAATCACCTCAACACCTTTAGCAGAAAGTTCCGATGTTCCTATTTCCTTAATTAATATTGTTAAGCATACTTGCAAAGCTTTACCTATCCTTAATGTAACTACTCATCCTAGCTTAGCTGCTGATAGCTACATCCAAAAACATCAACCCAAGAGCGTATTTTCATTACCCATTATTCAGCAGGGTAAATTAA
The Phormidium ambiguum IAM M-71 genome window above contains:
- a CDS encoding AAA family ATPase, with product MSNTSAQISGYRILETLYTGTRTLVYRALQESNNCPVVLKLLKNLNPRFQEVVQFRNQYTIAKNLPLTGIVHPYSLESYRNGYVLVMEDVGGCSLKDYIATHSLSIDEFLAIAIQLTDILHGLYQNRVIHKDIKPANILIIPDSKEVKLIDFSIASLLPKETQELQSINGLEGTLPYIAPEQTGRMNRGIDYRSDFYSLGVTFFELLTGQLPFNASDPLELVHCHIAKQPPTARSLKPDLPSILSDIVTKLMAKNAEDRYQSALGLKYDLEKCLVQWKANGSIEDFTLAQRDISDRFLIPEKLYGREAEVRTLLAAFARITSNEATNQNSVNSHSELMLIAGFSGIGKTAVINEVHKPIVEQRGYFIKGKFDQFQRDIPLRGFVQAFQDLMQQLLGESDTQLEAWKNNILNALGDNGQVLIKVIPELKQIIGEQPPIPELFGTAAQNRFERLFQKFIQVFTTPKHPLVIFLDDLQWADSASLKLLQLLLTDPGNLLVIGAYRDNEVSPIHPLTIAANNIKKSGVTVTSVTLKPLQKEDINQLIANTLSCAIAVTQPLTELVYKRTQGNPFFTTQFIKALYEEGHIIFNSETGYWFCDLTKIQTLTLTNDVVEFMVTQLQKLPENTQKILQLAACIGNQFDLTTLAVVAEESINDTALALWSALQEGLIIPISQTYKFFQTNIEEVNQISCPLTVPYRFLHDRVQQAAYSLIPEEQKQITHFKLGKRLLSNCTLEERNEKLFEIVNQLNQGSNLIVSQTELSKLAELNLAAGRKAKAATAYASAFNYLINGIDLLKNDSWETQYDLTLMLYNEATEAAFLNSQSNQVDRLADCVCANAKSILDLIKVYEIKIEDYTGQGKLLEAIKIALELLAKLGVTFPENPSNQEINQALEKAYISLKNRTIKQLLNLPEMSDPQALAILNILVKVTPSAFIATPALSILIICEQIYLATNFGNAPASAYSYSLYGLVLCGIIGDIETGFNFGQLALQVLDRFKESKYQARTLFIVNGFIIHWKLHCQKTLEPLKSAYFSGLENGDFVFAGYCAFLYGANSFYLGAELNTTEKEIITNNEILKKINQQAAYNYSELTRKTIYFLQDTSDDRQLNNAAILSFFDRTKDRTGLGYFYLYQLFQYYWFGRFEQAILYVEKAKEYANASVGMFNIPLLYFYDSLIQLANIKNLTKQQEQLQIVALNQKQMQQWAIHAPMNYQHKYDLVEAERCRILGHKGEAIDLYDRAIKGAKNNEYVQEEALANELAAKFYLQWGKERIAKEYLINAYYAYTRWGAKAKAVDLENNYPDLLTEILQQPNTPLTINNPINAVDATVNYPNQNSSGGSSSASLVLDLSTIIKASQLLSSEIHLDKLLSTLLQMVNENAGANYCVFVLCDGQDWIVKAIAQVNSIGKYEVKITSTPLAESSDVPISLINIVKHTCKALPILNVTTHPSLAADSYIQKHQPKSVFSLPIIQQGKLIAILYLENTFTMGAFTSDRIQILNLLCTQAAISLENARLYQQLQTHSQQLEQSLEKLQLSEARYRYLATATSQIIWLANSKGENLDTIHWRAYTGQTEEEAKGNGWLNALHPDDIKPTTEVWLHAVENKTSYITEYRIRGADGIYRYFAVRGVPLLGEDGNIREWIGTCNDIDARKKAENKLLQKSQELEKTLQELQMMQLQLVQNEKMSALGNLVAGVAHEINNPIGFLAGNIQPALDYINDLFGLLDLYQEKLPDPGGEIEDEIDAIDLEYIREDLPKLIQSMQTGVDRIRNITNSLRTFSRADRDYKVPFNLHEGIDSTLLILKHRLKANEMRPAIAVTTDYGTLPNVECFPGQINQVFMNLLANAIDALEEANHCKTLTEIQANPNQINISTRQEDNYVIVQITDNGIGMSEEVQQKIFDHLFTTKAVGKGTGLGLAIARQIVEEVHGGQIKVNSTIGKGTEFLVILPLA
- a CDS encoding short chain dehydrogenase, which encodes MKIVVIGATGIIGKAVVQALSPRHSIIQVGRSGGEYQVDLASKNSIQNLFEAIAPFDAVVSAAGEARFNPLESLSDEDFQFSLSNKLMGQVNLVRVGLPYINDNGSFTLTSGVLTTEPMLGSAAISLVNAGLEGFMRAAALEAPRGIRVNVVSPPWVTETLATMGKDVSRGMPAARVAAAYLEAVESQRTGEVLDARLF
- a CDS encoding glycosyltransferase family 39 protein, whose translation is MVLKAKFFHYLSLLAIFFGIALRCVQYLSNRSLWGDEASLALNIVDRSYLELLQPLDHNQAAPPGFLWIEKLAVQLFGNNEYALRLFPLIAGIVSLFALYELGKKSISLMALPIAIILFATLKEPLYYATEVKQYSSDVMVALLIALLLIPLQNQILTKGKIVLIGSLGILAIWLSHPAIFVLAGIGTFNLILTPAIKRKEILFNRIPLYLIWLIGFVSLYILTFVNVTKNQTLQNSWKPEYPQSIFDVIWLFTSLRRFFDDPLGFQVIYELAIVLFIIGSVVFFRKNQQLFLVLMSPLVMTLAAAYLHKYPFRVRLILFLTPFFILIIAEGGAFLLAQFGKQNKIKQILGILISALVIFPPVILSSKFFFVPETRHEIRPIVEYIKINQQPDDGIFLAGGSPDQFEYYAAKYGYSKSMYFILPYDDFFNPETFSEQNWEEIQSTTPHLQNKQRVWFVVSGLRKAREVIVQPSLDRLGQKLDYFSTPGSLTYLYKIK